The genome window CGACCAATATGAACGCCAGGGCAAGGCGACGCAAGCCCTGGCAGTGCGCAATGAACTGGGCGGGCCTCAATCGGGGGCGCTGGGCGCATTTGCCGACCGGGAATCGCTGCCGGTGGGCAAGCCTTGCGGGACACCGCCCTAGGAGTCCGTCGATGAGCATCGCCCGTACGCTGCTGACAACACCGCTCCTCCTGGCAACAATGGCGCCCGCATGCGCCGCAGAGCCAGCGTTACCCTTATGGGAAGCGGGCGTCTTCGGCGGCACGGCCGTCACGCCCGCCTATCCGGGCGCCAGCGAACGTTCGACGCGCAGCCTGGCCCTGCCCTATCTGATTTATCGCGGCAAAGTGCTGCGCGCCGACCGCTCCGGCGTGGGCGCGCGCCTGCTCAATACGCAACGATTCGATTTCGATATCGGTTTTGCCCTGTCCTTGCCGGCCAGGTCCAGTGACGTGCCGGCCCGGCGCGGCATGCCGGACCTGGGCACCCTGGTGGAATTTGGCCCGCGCCTGAAAATCAAGCTGGCCGAACCGACGCCACACAGCCGCCTGGGCCTGGAACTGCCCTTGCGCGCCGTCATCGAAGCGCGCGGCGGCCTGCACCGCCAGGGCGCCACGTTCGAACCGCGCCTCGTGTACGCGCTGCAAGGCGAGCAGCAGGCATGGCACCTAGACGCCAGCGTCGGCGCCGTACTGGGCAATGCCGCCATCAACGATTACTTTTATGGGGTCAGCCCCGCGTTTGCCACCGGTCAGCGTCCGACGTATGCGGCAAAAAGCGGGCTGATGCTCACGCGCCTGGGCCTGGGCGGTTCCTACCGGCTACACCGGGACTGGCGCGCCTTTGCCTTTTTGCGCTACGACAACTACTCAGGCGCCGCCAACCGTGCCAGCCCCCTGCTGCGCCAGAACAGCGGCACCTCGGCCGGCATCGGCCTGATGTGGACGTGGCAACGTTCGGGCAGCAAGGCCGTCGACTGATCAGTGCGCAGGATAGCGCGGGAACACGGCGCTGGCCGATCGCGTTTCTGGAAGGATATACACGATGCCGTCGGACTGCCTGAAGGCCGGGCTGACGACACCATGATAAAACTTGGCCGGCACATTGATGCAGCCATAGGAAATGCGATTATCGAGCGGCGTGGCGCTGGCCAGGCGCTGCAGCCGGTGTTCGCGCGGATTGCTGGTGACCACCGGATGCAGGGAAATGGCGGCGTCGTAATCGACCCACAGGATTTCGCCGCCGTGCAGGTTATGGCCCAGCGAAGCGACAAAGCGGCCCGCCGGCGTGGTGCGCTCCTCGGGCCGGATGTCGGCCAACTTGCGCGTGCCGATGCCGGGCGCCGAGTCATCGCCCGACGACTGTCCCAGCAAGGCGGGCGAGGCGCCACGCAAGCCGCCGTCGGCGCTGAAGACAAATACCTTGGCGCCCTGCTTGTCGACGATGATGAACGGCAGCCGGCCATTGTCACCGGAATCGACGATCCAGTCCGCCAGCCTGCTCGCTTCGGGAGAGGCCGGCTCCAGCTTGAAATCGGCCCGCCCCCCGGCCGCCAGCGCCCAAGGCGCCGCAAGCACGGCGCTCAGCACGCACAGCAGGCGGCCCCAGCGCCCGGCCATCAGTTGCGATCCTGTTTGCGTGGACGCGACACCGGCACATAGGGCGGTGGCGGCGCTTCCCGCAGGGTGACAGGCGGCGCAGGTGGCGCGGCGACCGGTACCGGCGGCAGCACCGGCGGTGCAGGCGGCGGTAGCGTGAATGTCGCATCAGGCGGCAAGGCCGGCGGCACCACCTCCAGTGTCACGATGGGCGGCGGCACGGGTGTCACGTTATTCGGCGGCACGACCACTGGCGGCAGCTTCAGGACAGGTGGCACCGGCACAGCTGGCACCAGGACCGGCGGCACCACGACGACGGGTGGGACGACCACGGGTGGGACGACGATAGGTGGCACGACGACCGGTGGGACCACCACGGGCGGGACGACGACCGGTGGCACGACGACAGGCGGGACAACCACGGGCGGCTCGACGACTGGTGGCACGACGACCGGCGGCACCACGACGGGCGGCACGACCACCACAGGGGTCACGGCCAGAACGCCATTCACATAAGTAATGGCGTAATTTGACGGTGTAAAGCTGCCACCCGTCGCATTGCCAGGCGTAATCGCGTACGGTCCGGGCGCGGCGGCGTCCGCGGCGGCGCCGGCGCTGCGGCCGGTAACGCTGCCGATGCTTTCGCCGTTCTGCAGCGCGCTCGAGGTAAAGCCGCTCAGGTCCGGCGTCTCGCCATACGCCTTGGTGACGTTATTGGCGGTGACGCGCAACGGTGCCGGCGTGACCACCAGCACGCCATTGACATAGGTGATCGCATAGTTCGATGGCGTAAAGGTGCCGCCCGATGCCGCGCTTGGAATGATGGCATACGGTCCGGCCACCGGCGCGTTGGCCAGCGTGCCGGCGCTCGTTTCGGTCACGCTGCCGATGGTTTCGCCATTCTGCAGCGCTGTCGTGGTAAACGCGGACAACGTCGGCGTCTGGCCGCAGACCTTGCTCGCATCCATGGCCGTGATCGTCAACGGCGCCGGCGTCACCGCCAGCGCGCCGTTGACATAGGTGATGGTGTAGTTGGACGGCGTGAAGGTGCCGCCGCCGGCCGCGCTGGGCACGATGGCGTACGGCCCGGCAACCGGTGCGGTGGCGGACACGCCGATACTCGTTTCGGTCACGCTGCCGACCGTTTCGCCGTTTTGCGTGCCGGCATAGGTGAAGGCCGACAGGGTCGGTGTCTGGCCATAGACCTTGCTGGCATTCGATGCCGTCACCGTCAGCGACGCCGGCGTGATGTTGGCCGTGGTCGATGCGCTGCTATTGACCGTGTAATTGCTGGCATCCGCGCCAGTCAGGCCCATGCCGGTGCCCAGCACCGCCTTGTTGTTGCCGACATTCTTGCTGTCAAAGGTGGCCGAGCCGCCCGTGTAGCTGACGCTCGCCGTATCGGCCGCGAGCACACCAATCAGGCCGCGGCTGGTGATATCGGCGCCCTGGTTGCCATCGTAGACCTTGCTGGCGGCACCGATTACCCCGACGATCGCCAGCGCGCTGATATTGGCAGAGCTGCTGCCCGTGCCGTTGCCGAACAGCGCGAAGCGCGCCACGTCTCCGCCGCCGAGGCTGTAACCGCTGTAGGCGACGGCCTTGCCCGTGCCGACGTTCTTGTCACTGAAGGTGGCGATGCCAGGAACCAGCGTGACGTCGCCACCGGCGCGCGGATCGCTGATGAAGCCCAGGCTGGCGCCGTTGGTGGCGTCGTACACTTTATTGTCGGCGCGGGCGAACGTCCAGGCGCGCGCGTCTAGCGCGCCGACCACCTTGGTGCCGTAGTCGGCGATTTCGGCGGCCGTGTTGGCATAGCCGTTCGGATTGAAGAGGATCACCGTGCTGTCGGCGCTAACCTTGCCGACGCCGGCCAACACCACCGTCCCGCCGGCAGCGCCAGGACCGGTGCCGTCATTGTCAGCACGCAACGTCACCCGGCCGCCATCGACGCTGACCAGATTGTTGATGGCGATGTTATTGTCGGCGATCATGATCAGCGAGCCGCCGCCATTGGCGCTCAAGGCGCCGTTGATCGCGATATTATTGGTCGCGCGCATGGCCATGGAACCGCCACCGTCAGTCGTCAGCGCGCCATCGATGACGATGTTGTGCCCGGCATCCAGGCTGACCAGCGATGCATTGCCGCTGGCGGTGATAGCCGCCGCCGCATTGAGCACACGTCATTCAGCGCGACCAACTTGATGCCGGAACCGGCCGTGCTGGCGGTGATCGTCGCATTGACCAGCACGTCATGGCCGGCGTTCAGTTCCAGCGTTTGCGGCGTGTTCCACGTCAGCGCGCTGCCCACGGTAATATCCTTGGTGGCGGTGATCACGCGGTTGCTGCTGGCCAGGCTGAACGCCACCTGCGCTGGTGTTTCATCGCCGCCGACGAGCGCGATCGTATAGTTGACCGGATCGAGCAGCCAGGTACCGGTCTTGCCGCGTGGCGCTAGCGTATTGACATGCGCATCGGCGCCGCGCACCACAGTCTTGCCCGAGGTTTCAATCAAGCCACCGTTGCCCGCGAAGGCACCGCCGCGCGCCGTCAGCATGCCGTCGAACGAGGTCTTGCCGTCCGACCAGGCGACGATCTGGCCGCCATTGCCTCGGCCCAGCGCATCGGCATGCGCCTGGGCACCGCTGTCTATCGTGACGGAGGTCGCGTGCGCTTCCGCACCCTTGCCCTGATAATTGCCGCCGATTAGCACCGTGCCGCCGCCGGCATCGCCGGATACGTCGACAGCCGCCGTGCCGGTCAGCGCAATATGCTGGCCCAGCATGGTCACCCGGCCGCCGCGTTCGCCTGCGCCGCGGCCCGTTGCCTCAAGGGTGCCGGACTGCGTGACGCTGCCGCCGGCCGTGTCGCCGAGCAGGCGAATCACACCGTTGTGGTTTTCCAGCGTACGTGCGCGTATCACGCCGCTGTTGTTGACCGCGCTGCCCAGCAGTCCGCCCGCACCTTGTGCGCTGAGCATGACCTGGCCGCCGTCGGCCTGGATCAGGCCGCCGTTCTGCGCCAGTGCGCCAAGGGCGCCGCGATCGACCGTCACGTTGAGCAACTGCCCACCCAGCACATCGAGCGTGACGGCGCTGCCGGCGGCCAGCGCCACCATGCCGCGGTTGACCACGATGCTGCCCTGGTTATCGACCTTGCCGCCGACCAGCGCCACATAGCCGCCACTGGCCGTGATCGCGCCCTGATTGACAACATGCGCGTTGCCCGCACCGCTGAACTGATAGCGTCCGGCCATGAAATCACCGTCGCTCAGGCCCAGCGTCGAGCCGACCAGGCCGCCCACATTGACGGACGCGCCCTTGCCGAACAGGATGCCGTTCGGGTTGACAAGGAAGACCTTGCCATTGGCGTTCAGCGTACCGAGGATGCTGGACGGATCGCTGCCGGTGACACGGTTGAGCGCCACCGAATTGCTGTTCGGCTGCACGAACTGCACGCTTTCGCCGGTGGCGATATTAAAACTCTGCCAGTTGATCGCCACGTTCTGCGTCGATTGATTGATCACCATGCCTGACTTGGTGCTGTTGATGGTGGCGCCGCCGGCGGTCACGGTGCCGCCAGGCGGCAGCGCATACACGTTCGCGCCCAGCGCCATCATCAGCGATACCGACAAGGTCTTCAGGGCGAACAAGGCGGCGCTGGCGGTGCTGCCGCGCACCGGCGACGAGGCCTTGCCAGCGCTGCTGGTGTTTTCGGAAACGGCGACATAGGCGCCCGTCTTTTCATTCCATATCGAGCGGTAAATGTGGTTCATGGTGTCTTTCTGTTCTGTGTTGGGCGTGGCGATGGGGCGGACTGTGCGTGGGGGGGCCGCTGGCTTAGAAATACTTCACAGCCTGGATCCAGAAGCGTCCGCCCTTGTCCGGTGCCGAGGTTGCCACGCCGGCACCCAGCTTGTGCGCGTAATACGCGCGCACCACGAAATCATTGTTATTGGCCCAGCTCAGGCCGATACCGGCGCCACTCAAGGTGCGCTTGTTGCCGCCCGCCGCCCACTGGTTCTTGTTCAGCGAGACAGTGCCGGTATCGACAAAACCGATCAGCTGCATCTGCCCCGGCAGCTTGGCGGGCGGCGGCGGCAGTTGCAGCCGCGCTTCCAGGTTCAGCACATAACCTTGGTCGGCATACGCCTCGCCTTCCGGATAGGCACGCACGCCGTTGATGCCGCCCAGCTCCATACGCTCGGACACATCGAGGTTTTTCGACGCCAGCTGGCCATTGATCGCCGCATACAACGACACCGCGTCGCTGACGCTTTGCAAACGCGATGCGCTCCAGGCGAGCTTGCGATAGCCGCCATTGCTGCGCGCCGTCAGGGCATCGAAAGCGCGCACGTCGGCCGTCTGGATGTCGAGGTCGCCACTCGTCAGCGCCAGCGCATAATTACTGATGCCGCCACCGCCAAGACTGTCGCGGTGGTCGCCGGCCAGGCCGATGGTGGCGGCACGCACCTTTTTATCGTTGACGACTGATGCCACCTGGACCTTGTCCTGGAAGGTCTTGTCGTCATACGACAGCTGCGCATACAGGTTGTTGTCGCGCGAACGGATCAGCGGATAACTGCCATAGATGCTGGCGATGCTCGCCGTGCCTCGGGCGCCGAGGCTGTCGAATTCCTTGCCCAGCTTGTAATCGAGCCGGCTGTAGGCGGCGCCCACCGTGGCGCGCCCCACCTGCAGCTGGTACGCGGCGCGCGCATATTTCAAGCCGTCGCCGGAGGTCAGCACGCGCAGGCTGGCGACGTCGCCCAGGCCAAACGGCTGGTTCAGGTTGACGGTTGCACCGATGCGGTAAGCGCCCGTATAGCGACTGCCGGCATTGTCGGCGTCGATGCTGCCGGTGACGCGTTGACCGGGCTGGACATCGACCAGCAGGTCGGACGCGCCGGGCGTGGCGCCCGGCGCCAGCGTCGACTTGACGATCACGCCAGGCAAGTCCGACAACAGCAGCAGGCGCTGCTCCAGCGGCTCGCGCATCACCGTGTCGCCGCTGTCCAGGCCGGCCAGCAGCGCACCCAGCCTGCCGTCGGACATATTCGTCTGGTTCTTCAGGCCGATCTGGCCATACTGGCCTTCCAGCACCGCGATCGTGACCACCCCATCCTGGATATCCTGCGCGGGCAAATACGCCTGCGCGACGAAATAGCCGTTGCTGCGGTAGTGCTGTTCGATCATCAGGGCCATGGTATTGAGTTCGGCCAACGTCAGCCGGCTACCCGGCTGGAAGCCTGTCTGGGCCAGCAGCGCCGCTTCCGGATAGGCCCGGGCGCCCGTCACGCGCAAGCGCCTGACCTCGATGCTGGCGGTCGACGATGGCATGTTGGCGGCCACCGGCTCGGCGGCCTGCTCGACGCGCAGGCGCGGCGGCACTTGCTGCAGTGCCGGTGCGGGCGGAATCTGGTGCAGCTGGCTGCCCGCGCTGGGCACCTGTTGTGCGAATGCAATGCTTTGCGTGAGCGCCAACACGGCGAATGGTAGGAATTTGGTGGTCGACATGCTGGCCTCGCGTTAAGTGTCTTTTAAACTGTAAAATTTCTTAATGATAATATTGCCTGCTGGGAAAATTCTTGTCTGCCGGTTACCGAACACAAGAATGTTTGCTATGAAGCAGCATGCGGGGAGTCAGGCCGGGCGTCCGTCTTGTCCGCGTGATCGGTGCGGCGTGGGGGAGAAAGTTTGCTAAAATGTCGCTTGTCGTGTGGTTTAGCAACACAGACAGCAGCGTCTTTCACAAGACCACAGCGCCTGTCGCTCAACAATGTGCAGCCAGCCCTATCCGACCGGAAGCGGCCGTTGCGAACCAAGGGCAGTAAGCATGAACGACATTCACCGCGCCGGTACCACCGCACGCGCAACCCAGCCTGCGCTCCTGAAAGCGGGAGTACTGCAGGAAGCCATCTTCAGCAGCCCCTATTTCTCCTGCATCGCCACCGATGCACAGGGGGTGATCCAATTATTCAATGTCGGTGCCGAGCGCATGCTGGGCTATCAGGCAGACGAGGTGATCGACCAGATTACGCCGGCCGGCATATCCGATCCGACCGAGGTCATCACCCGCGCCGCCGCCCTCTCGCAAGAACTCGGTACGCTGATAGCTCCCGGTTTTGAGGCGCTCGTCTACAAGGCGTCGCGCGGCATCGAAGACAGTTATGAGCTGACGTATGTGCGCAAGGATGGCAGCCGCTTCCCGGCGATCGTCTCGGTGACGGCGCTGCGCGATGCGGACGACGCCATCATCGGCTATCTGCTGATCGGCACCGACAATACCGTGCGCAAGCATGCGGAACAGGAGCGCGAGCTGCTCAATCGCGTGCTGAGCGACAATAGCGTCGAACTGGAAAATGCGCGTGCGCAAGCGGACAAGGCCAACCGCGCCAAGTCGGAATTTCTGTCGAGCATGAGCCATGAGTTGCGCACGCCGCTCAACGCGGTGCTGGGCTTTGCCCAGCTGATGGCGTCGGACACGCCGCCGCCCAGCGCCTCGCAGCAACGCTCGCTGGACCAGATCCTCAACGGCGGCTGGTATCTGCTACGCCTGATCAATGAAATTCTCGACCTGTCGATGATCGAATCGGGGCGGGTCGCCATGTCGCGCGAGGCGATGGCGCTCACGGATGTCTTGCGCGACTGCCGCGCCATGATCATGCCGCAAGCGCAAAAGCGCAATATCACGCTGTCCTTCCCTTCGCTCGACCAGCCGTTCTACGTGCATGCCGACCTGACGCGCGTCAAACAGGTGGTCATCAATCTGCTGTCGAACGCGATCAAATACAACCGCACGGGCGGCAGCGTGCTGGTGGAATGCAAACCGCATGGCGATCGGGTGCGCCTGAGCGTGCGCGATACGGGCAATGGCTTGCGTAGCGAACAACTGGCGCAATTGTTCCAGCCATTTAACCGGCTGGGACAGGAAGCCGGCGTCGAGGAAGGTACCGGCATCGGCCTCGTCGTGACCAAGCAACTGGTCGAACTGATGGGTGGTACGCTGGGGGTGGAGAGCGAAATCGGTGTCGGCACGCTGTTCTGGATCGAACTGGCGGCCTCGTCTGCTCCCGAACTGCTGCTCGGCACGCATGCGGCAGACCTGGACCGGGAACCGTCGGGCGAGACGTCCTGCGATGCACCTTGCCGCAAGGTACTGTATGTGGAAGACAATCCGGCCAATCTGATCCTGGTCGAGCAGCTGATCGCCCGACGCAGCGACCTGGGCATGCTCAGCGCCGTCGATGGACACCTGGGCATCGCGCTGGCGCGCCAGCATCAGCCCGACCTGATCCTGATGGACATCAACCTGCCCGGCATCAGCGGCACCGAGGTCATGGGCTTGCTGCGCGTCGATCCGCTGACGGCGCACATTCCCGTCATCGCCTTGTCAGCCAACGCCCTGCCGCGCGACATCCGCAAGGGTCTCGATGCCGGCTTCCTGCGCTATTTGACCAAGCCCATCAACGTACCCGAGTTCATGGAGGCGCTTGACACGGCGCTGAGCCTGGCGGCAGCCGCGCCAAAAGGCGTGGGGACGCGCTAGCCTGCCTGGCGATGCGCCAGAAGTAAAAAAACCTCGCACGCCGCGAGGTTTTTTTTATCTGCCAGACAATCAGACGTTAAACAGGAAATTAACACATAAGTACATGTTTATAATGAGAAATATTTTTAATTTCAATTATTGTACCCTCAAATGTACCCTTTTAAATCACTGGTCGACTTCTCGACAGAATTTGAAACGAACTTACGTCCTTCAGTTGACGAGGCTGTCGCCCTGGTCGTAGACGGCCAGTAACGCTAACATAGGCTCCATGCTGCATATGCGCGGCCTGCGCTTTCTCGTAATCGTCTGGTGATAGAGAGGTTCTAGCTCGAACAGACTCGCCTTCCTCACGGAGTAGCAAAGAAAGCACGACTACGCCATAACGACGCCCATCCCCACCCATTTCCCCTTCCAAAGCCTCGACAGTGCCAATGAAAGTATCAACCTGGTCAAGCTCTGCACTCCGCAATTCCTGGCGTATCTCCTCGATGCGAGAAAAGTAATCTCGCTGAAAGGAGATTGCTCTATTGCTTATTAGAAAAGTAGGTCGACGTAGAAGAGACCAATCAAAACTCAAGTCAAGCCGATTGTTGATTTTTTCATCATGCATGCTGGAGATCGCCTCGCACAAATTTGAGGAAATCAGCGGCATTTCAGATGCCTTTAGCTTATCAACGAGTTGATCAACTGTGTCAGCCTCGATTGCACCTGCCAACTGAGACAGAGCATTATATAAATTTGATGTTACAGACCTAACAAATGGTGCTTCCGGCCCATCAAACTCTAGCATGCCTTGTAGTGCTAATGCATTGATTGGGCATGCCACATGAAGAACAAAACTGCCTAACTCTGTTTGCCCAAAACGAGTCTGATCGACAAATTGTGCGGCCTCACTGAGTGTCAAGCGTGGATGATGAGTACGAGGACGCAAAACCGTACAAGCGGCAGCCTTCAATAATTTTTCAGTATTCTGAACAAAGGCTGAGGCGAAGCTTAATGGCAGTGCCGAATCATCACCATCAAACGCCACGCGTAATCGTAGAACATCATCTTTAATAGACTGAATTTTCGATACAATTTGCTGGTATGAATTTGATGAAAACTCCGCTGCACGTTCCACGACCAACTTAAGCGAATCAGCATAGTCTGGTGCAAACTGATCCATAGGAAACACAAGTTGTCGTCTTGGAAAATGTACATTAGACATTACGTAGAGACGATCCTTTAGAGCATCATCAAGGACGGACCATCCCTGCGATTTCAAAAAATCACGTACGTCAGTTGGCCCAAGCTGCATTAGCTCCGTCATGCAGGCTCTCCCTTGTACGTTGGTACGTCATTTCGCGAAATTGCTGCCATTAAAACTGAAAGGCCAGCCACATCAAACCTCTGGCTCTTTGGAAGATACACTACTTGGCTCGTGGCGTTGGTTGATGGCTGCGCACCGCGCAAACTCACCCAGTATGCACATTTATGTAACGACAATGCATCATCAGCATGGGTTATCCATTTGTCACGAGTCTTGGGAAGAAAAAGAACTACAAGAATACGCGGAAGTGCCATTGCGTCTGTGCGTAGATCATCATATCGGCTGATCCCATCCAAGCTGTAGGAGAAGCTTGAGCCAACTTCAGCTGGAACTTTTATGGTCGCCTTCAGCTGAATGTTGATACTAACTTCCTGCCTATAACCACCGTCTGGGAAGGGCCCCCAACCAGTGATAGTAGCGTCTACACCCGCGTTATCCATATGCCGCCCGGATGATGAACACGACGCACCCGCATGAGCAGCAACTGCGTGCAAATAGGCATAGCTTAACTCTGACTCGACGTTTTGATCGCTAAGTGGGGACATTGGGACACGCAATTAAGTAAATTCTGTACATCATACCCTAGCAGGCACTAACTCAAAAAAATGACAACTGCGCTGCATACATGAGGCTGTCTCCGACAGCCCTACCGCGAGAATACCAATTCGTGCTTAAGTGAGCGCTATACGGAGCGTGTCTGCCTCCCGCAACAACTGACGCCCTTGAGGGGCGTCATGACCCATCAAGTGATCCCCTGACAGGGATCAGGCCGCTAAAGCGAAAGACCGGCCCGCTAACGCGCTTTCTTCCTCCTGAGCAAACTTTTACTACGGTTTTGCAACGAGTGGGGGGAACTCTACATCACCAACGAAGGTACCTTGTGCCGCCAACTAAGCCGCTTTCCCTGGATCAGGCAAAAGGAGGTGGACGACCAGCCCAACGCCCCTCAATCCATGCCTCCCAATCCCAAACGTACGCCAACGCTTCCTCGCCTTCCAGCACAGGACACGCAGAACCACGTAACGCCTTCGTAAAGTGGCTGCGCCACGGATCGGGAATCTCCCGAATCCGAATAAAGTATCGTCGACCAGCATGCATATAAACTGGCACGGCATGAGCTAACTCTTGTAAATTCATCCTCAAACGCTCCCGGCTTTAGGTCACTCTTCGATGGAAATCGCGGTGCCTACCAGGCGATCTATTGTTAGGTCCTAAGAAGCAGTTGAAGGAATATCCTCGTCGATGAAACGGCACATGATATTCAACGCTCCCTTGACTGGCGCACCGAGGAATTTTCACGCATAAACACTCAGATCGCTAGCGCCGCTCGGGTTTGCCCTTGAAGGGCAACTCGACTTCAGGGGCAACCTCCAAGAATATAATCATGCGCGCAACCCGAGTCGGCGCAATTCAAATTTCAAGGCGACCTGCTGGCCTGACATCAAAACATGCTCTCCTTCGCGCCAATCGCCACAAGACACATCATCAGCATTTACACCAGCAGCGTGTAGCTCATGAGCCAGGTCAAGCAAATCGAAGCGCTCGATGCAACGCCCATCTTCCATCTTGGCGGCGAAACCGGCATCAGTCAGGCGAACATATGTTTTCATTATTTTTCCTTTGATCATTGGTACGGGGCAACGATTCCCCATCGCCTTGTTCGCTTCGATGTCAGTGCCGACAGCTAGGTATTAGCGACTTTTCACGGCAAATTCTCGTTGATAAAACCGGTCAAGGCCGTCAAAGTTTCCTGACGGACGAAGCCCAAAATATGTACGCATAAACACTCAGAAGTCGAGTGCGCGTCGTGATTGAGCCGAGTTGCCATCCTCATTTAGTTGAGCCTTTACCCCGTTCAACGATCCCATGATAATCCCAGAATCGCAACAACATACGGCGATGAAACGTTCGTTCATCAGCCTGTTGCAGCTGGCGCAAATCGCAATACAATTTACCTTAGTCCTCTAAGACCTTTGCAGATACCACGAGCACTAGATCGGTCTGAGTCTTGCTGTCCGATCCAGCGGACCATGATGCAGGCAGGAAACTCAACCCAGATTTCGATT of Janthinobacterium sp. PAMC25594 contains these proteins:
- a CDS encoding MBG domain-containing protein translates to MLNAAAAITASGNASLVSLDAGHNIVIDGALTTDGGGSMAMRATNNIAINGALSANGGGSLIMIADNNIAINNLVSVDGGRVTLRADNDGTGPGAAGGTVVLAGVGKVSADSTVILFNPNGYANTAAEIADYGTKVVGALDARAWTFARADNKVYDATNGASLGFISDPRAGGDVTLVPGIATFSDKNVGTGKAVAYSGYSLGGGDVARFALFGNGTGSSSANISALAIVGVIGAASKVYDGNQGADITSRGLIGVLAADTASVSYTGGSATFDSKNVGNNKAVLGTGMGLTGADASNYTVNSSASTTANITPASLTVTASNASKVYGQTPTLSAFTYAGTQNGETVGSVTETSIGVSATAPVAGPYAIVPSAAGGGTFTPSNYTITYVNGALAVTPAPLTITAMDASKVCGQTPTLSAFTTTALQNGETIGSVTETSAGTLANAPVAGPYAIIPSAASGGTFTPSNYAITYVNGVLVVTPAPLRVTANNVTKAYGETPDLSGFTSSALQNGESIGSVTGRSAGAAADAAAPGPYAITPGNATGGSFTPSNYAITYVNGVLAVTPVVVVPPVVVPPVVVPPVVEPPVVVPPVVVPPVVVPPVVVPPVVVPPIVVPPVVVPPVVVVPPVLVPAVPVPPVLKLPPVVVPPNNVTPVPPPIVTLEVVPPALPPDATFTLPPPAPPVLPPVPVAAPPAPPVTLREAPPPPYVPVSRPRKQDRN
- a CDS encoding ATP-binding protein, with translation MNDIHRAGTTARATQPALLKAGVLQEAIFSSPYFSCIATDAQGVIQLFNVGAERMLGYQADEVIDQITPAGISDPTEVITRAAALSQELGTLIAPGFEALVYKASRGIEDSYELTYVRKDGSRFPAIVSVTALRDADDAIIGYLLIGTDNTVRKHAEQERELLNRVLSDNSVELENARAQADKANRAKSEFLSSMSHELRTPLNAVLGFAQLMASDTPPPSASQQRSLDQILNGGWYLLRLINEILDLSMIESGRVAMSREAMALTDVLRDCRAMIMPQAQKRNITLSFPSLDQPFYVHADLTRVKQVVINLLSNAIKYNRTGGSVLVECKPHGDRVRLSVRDTGNGLRSEQLAQLFQPFNRLGQEAGVEEGTGIGLVVTKQLVELMGGTLGVESEIGVGTLFWIELAASSAPELLLGTHAADLDREPSGETSCDAPCRKVLYVEDNPANLILVEQLIARRSDLGMLSAVDGHLGIALARQHQPDLILMDINLPGISGTEVMGLLRVDPLTAHIPVIALSANALPRDIRKGLDAGFLRYLTKPINVPEFMEALDTALSLAAAAPKGVGTR
- a CDS encoding MipA/OmpV family protein, coding for MSIARTLLTTPLLLATMAPACAAEPALPLWEAGVFGGTAVTPAYPGASERSTRSLALPYLIYRGKVLRADRSGVGARLLNTQRFDFDIGFALSLPARSSDVPARRGMPDLGTLVEFGPRLKIKLAEPTPHSRLGLELPLRAVIEARGGLHRQGATFEPRLVYALQGEQQAWHLDASVGAVLGNAAINDYFYGVSPAFATGQRPTYAAKSGLMLTRLGLGGSYRLHRDWRAFAFLRYDNYSGAANRASPLLRQNSGTSAGIGLMWTWQRSGSKAVD
- a CDS encoding DUF4365 domain-containing protein, with the protein product MSPLSDQNVESELSYAYLHAVAAHAGASCSSSGRHMDNAGVDATITGWGPFPDGGYRQEVSINIQLKATIKVPAEVGSSFSYSLDGISRYDDLRTDAMALPRILVVLFLPKTRDKWITHADDALSLHKCAYWVSLRGAQPSTNATSQVVYLPKSQRFDVAGLSVLMAAISRNDVPTYKGEPA
- a CDS encoding ShlB/FhaC/HecB family hemolysin secretion/activation protein, producing the protein MSTTKFLPFAVLALTQSIAFAQQVPSAGSQLHQIPPAPALQQVPPRLRVEQAAEPVAANMPSSTASIEVRRLRVTGARAYPEAALLAQTGFQPGSRLTLAELNTMALMIEQHYRSNGYFVAQAYLPAQDIQDGVVTIAVLEGQYGQIGLKNQTNMSDGRLGALLAGLDSGDTVMREPLEQRLLLLSDLPGVIVKSTLAPGATPGASDLLVDVQPGQRVTGSIDADNAGSRYTGAYRIGATVNLNQPFGLGDVASLRVLTSGDGLKYARAAYQLQVGRATVGAAYSRLDYKLGKEFDSLGARGTASIASIYGSYPLIRSRDNNLYAQLSYDDKTFQDKVQVASVVNDKKVRAATIGLAGDHRDSLGGGGISNYALALTSGDLDIQTADVRAFDALTARSNGGYRKLAWSASRLQSVSDAVSLYAAINGQLASKNLDVSERMELGGINGVRAYPEGEAYADQGYVLNLEARLQLPPPPAKLPGQMQLIGFVDTGTVSLNKNQWAAGGNKRTLSGAGIGLSWANNNDFVVRAYYAHKLGAGVATSAPDKGGRFWIQAVKYF
- a CDS encoding filamentous hemagglutinin N-terminal domain-containing protein; translated protein: MNHIYRSIWNEKTGAYVAVSENTSSAGKASSPVRGSTASAALFALKTLSVSLMMALGANVYALPPGGTVTAGGATINSTKSGMVINQSTQNVAINWQSFNIATGESVQFVQPNSNSVALNRVTGSDPSSILGTLNANGKVFLVNPNGILFGKGASVNVGGLVGSTLGLSDGDFMAGRYQFSGAGNAHVVNQGAITASGGYVALVGGKVDNQGSIVVNRGMVALAAGSAVTLDVLGGQLLNVTVDRGALGALAQNGGLIQADGGQVMLSAQGAGGLLGSAVNNSGVIRARTLENHNGVIRLLGDTAGGSVTQSGTLEATGRGAGERGGRVTMLGQHIALTGTAAVDVSGDAGGGTVLIGGNYQGKGAEAHATSVTIDSGAQAHADALGRGNGGQIVAWSDGKTSFDGMLTARGGAFAGNGGLIETSGKTVVRGADAHVNTLAPRGKTGTWLLDPVNYTIALVGGDETPAQVAFSLASSNRVITATKDITVGSALTWNTPQTLELNAGHDVLVNATITASTAGSGIKLVALNDVCSMRRRLSPPAAMHRWSAWMPGTTSSSMAR